The Helicobacter fennelliae nucleotide sequence GTGGCAAGCGGGTTTTTAAACAAACTCTGAAATGCAGCACCGCTCACACTCAAGCCAATCCCCATAACGATTGCAAGCACAATGCGCGGAAGCCGAAACTCAAAAATCACATTTTTATGCGTTTGCTCACATTCCCGGACAAAGCATGCTACAATCTCGCTAAGTGGCACTTGATACCTTCCTATGCTAAGGCAGATAATCCCACAGCACACGATCACAACAATCCCAAGCCCATACAGACTGATTGTTTTTAGCATTTTTTAGTATTTCCATACAAGTTTGGCATTAAAGCTTCTGCCCGGCTCGATGAGCGGATTTGTAAGTGCGCGAGCAAAGCTTACATTTTCTACGACCACAGGATTGCGTCCGATTTGATTAAATACATTTGTGATAGAAAAAATAAATTCCATATCTTTATTGCCCCAGAAATCAAACTTGCCAACCTTCACGCCAAGATAAATATCACTCATCGCATACGCATCAGTTTTTCGCTCTTCACTAGAATCTATGCGCGTTTTTGCGCCATAGCCTCGCTCTGTGAAGTTAAAAAACCAATATTTAAAATTAAGCCAAATGCTTACTTGCCCATATAGTGGCGCAAGATAGGCGATTGGCTTATTATCAGTTAGATTCTGCCCGAAGTTATACGCTCCAGAATAATGAATCGCAATCATATTATCCAAAAAGCTATGTCTGCCTTCAAGCTCCACACCAGTGATAAATGCGCGTCCGATGTTTTCATGGCGATACAGATTATTTGCTTGGATACTTGCATTCTGATATGAGCTCAAAGCAAGCATATCGATATAATTTGTAAAAAATCCAATGAGTGAGGCAAAGTGATTTTCACTTTGGAATCGAAAGCCAAATTCTGCTGTTTGAGAATATTCAGGCTTTATGAGCGGATTTGCCACAGTGAGTGTGCTACTTCCGCTTGGTGTGCTTGACATTCTAGTGCCAGAGCCGGGATTTTTGAAGTTATGGCTTAGATTAATCACATTTGAAAAATAATCATTCAAAAAATACACAGAGCCAATCGATCCTGTAACTGCACCACTATGGATCACGCCATTTTCATCAAGCAAACGCGCTGCATTAATTGCTATCGCATTATTAGAGGCAATACCAGTGATTTCTGTGCTTGAGCGGGTTTTTGAAATCGTCGTAAGCACATAATCCGCTCGCAATGCCCCGCTCAAATACCACGAATCAAACGCTTTGAAGTCATCTTTGACAAAGAGCGCAAAATCTGTATTTGTGCTTGGGCGGTTTGTGGTATTAATAGCTCTATCTTTAAGGTTGTTTTGCACTACTTGTGTAGGTGAGATAGAGCTTTCAAACTCCGCTCCATAAGCTAGATTATGGCGTCCATAAGTGCCATCAAAAATAAGTCGCCCGCCAAAGTAGTTATTATCATAGACTTGTTGGTGGATATTTGGTTTTTGCGTGCCTGTAAATTGAGAGCGATTATTCCAAATATCTGTATCCCAATGGCGATAATACAAATACGCCTCCATAGAATCCGCAAAGCTTAAGCCTGTCTTTTTTGCCCCTGCGCGCAGATAATACTCATTTATCGGAATCTCACTCATAAATATCCCATAGCTACTTCCCGGAGCTGCACCACGCCCTCCAGCGCGATGAGATTCTACGCGCGCATAGCGACCTTGCAGATAAGCGATCGCATTTTTGGTGCTATATCCGATATTAAAATCTACTCCAAGCGAGTTGTATTCGGAGTTTTTGGCTTCGTCTGAGCCATTTTCTGTGATTGGGGTTTTGTAGTCTTGAGCTGTCCTACCACTAAATCCGATAAGCACATCAAATCCAGCACCACCACCTAGAATCTCTGCCCTTCCGCCAAACATATTATTTACACTGCCATATTCTAGCGCGCGAAGCCGTGCAGTCGCTTTGAAAGTCTCTCCGCCGATGTTGTAGTTTGAAGTGCGAGAGCGAAAGTTGATGACGCCATTCATCGCATCGCTTCCCCAAAGTGAGCTTGCAGGACCGCGTATAACCTCAATAGAATCAAACGCGTATGGATCAAGCATGTTAAATTCTAATGTGCTTCGCCCGCTATATCGCACACCATCAATCATTACGATTGAGCGCGCACTGTTTGAGTTTTGCCCGCGGATTGTGATTTGTCCATTAATCCCGCCAGAGCGCGAATATAAGATTCCCGGAACTTTTTCTAGCACGCCTTGTATCCCGCCACTTCCGCTTGTCTCCAAAAGTGTGTCTTTATTGATAATGCTTACTTGCTTGGATTGTAATTCTATGGGTAGCTCACTCATAAGAGCTTGGGCTGTTACTTTGGATTTTTCTAAAAGTATGCCTGCACCACTTGCAGAATCTGTGGAATCTGCAGATTCTGTGGAATTTTTGCTCTCCTGTTCATTGCTTTGACTCTCAGCATAAATATTTGACATCGCGACACCTGATACAAGCGACACAATGAGCGCGAAAGATAAAGACCACTTTTTCATAATACTCCTTTAAAATAATTAAAATAAAGTTCGGTTTCATATCATATCAGAAAAAATAATAATTGTTATTGAAATTTAAAAAATTTCAAAATAATTTTTGTTATTATTTTTTGAATTTGTGATAAGATTCTACCTTATATCAAATTCATATCAAAACAAACCACAACAAAAAGGACATTACAATGGATACAAATGCACTTGCCAAACACCACTACGCTTACAGCACACTAAATACTTTTGGAAAAATCGCATATTTAGATTCTAGTGTGCTGACTATGGATAATATTTCTGATTGTTTTTTGTATAAAAACATCATCGAGCATATTGATGTATATACGCAATTCCCAAA carries:
- a CDS encoding TonB-dependent receptor plug domain-containing protein, with protein sequence MKKWSLSFALIVSLVSGVAMSNIYAESQSNEQESKNSTESADSTDSASGAGILLEKSKVTAQALMSELPIELQSKQVSIINKDTLLETSGSGGIQGVLEKVPGILYSRSGGINGQITIRGQNSNSARSIVMIDGVRYSGRSTLEFNMLDPYAFDSIEVIRGPASSLWGSDAMNGVINFRSRTSNYNIGGETFKATARLRALEYGSVNNMFGGRAEILGGGAGFDVLIGFSGRTAQDYKTPITENGSDEAKNSEYNSLGVDFNIGYSTKNAIAYLQGRYARVESHRAGGRGAAPGSSYGIFMSEIPINEYYLRAGAKKTGLSFADSMEAYLYYRHWDTDIWNNRSQFTGTQKPNIHQQVYDNNYFGGRLIFDGTYGRHNLAYGAEFESSISPTQVVQNNLKDRAINTTNRPSTNTDFALFVKDDFKAFDSWYLSGALRADYVLTTISKTRSSTEITGIASNNAIAINAARLLDENGVIHSGAVTGSIGSVYFLNDYFSNVINLSHNFKNPGSGTRMSSTPSGSSTLTVANPLIKPEYSQTAEFGFRFQSENHFASLIGFFTNYIDMLALSSYQNASIQANNLYRHENIGRAFITGVELEGRHSFLDNMIAIHYSGAYNFGQNLTDNKPIAYLAPLYGQVSIWLNFKYWFFNFTERGYGAKTRIDSSEERKTDAYAMSDIYLGVKVGKFDFWGNKDMEFIFSITNVFNQIGRNPVVVENVSFARALTNPLIEPGRSFNAKLVWKY